The Spinacia oleracea cultivar Varoflay chromosome 2, BTI_SOV_V1, whole genome shotgun sequence DNA segment AAACCAGATGTGTACCGTACTTCATATCGAAGAATTCTTGGGGTTTATTTCGTAGAAGAACCAAACTCCTTTGTCGGAAATGTGGGAACCATGTCGGCGAAGCTTATgatgacaacaacaacaacaacaacaacaacaacaacaataacaaaagtTACTCTTATCCAATTATACCAGACGGATCAAACTCCGGCGAAGTTGAAGTTGCCGCCGTCACTCAGGGGAAATATGACGTCAGAATCCGTGCATTGCAACCTTCATCCTCTTCTCAAGCTGGTACTCCTCTTGTTTTTTGACATCCAGTTCAAGTGCACAAAAGTAAATAACTAAGAGTGCTTCTTCTTCATGGTGAAGAAAAAACCAggtatttatc contains these protein-coding regions:
- the LOC110795891 gene encoding uncharacterized protein At4g08330, chloroplastic; its protein translation is METPTIQGYLTSSYRDSFASQRHVSYSCGACGYELNLNSSNRNTATFGSKYGKSIKRGIISFFQIDESRFMKVDETRCVPYFISKNSWGLFRRRTKLLCRKCGNHVGEAYDDNNNNNNNNNNNNKSYSYPIIPDGSNSGEVEVAAVTQGKYDVRIRALQPSSSSQAGTPLVF